The following proteins are encoded in a genomic region of Streptomyces sp. NBC_01723:
- a CDS encoding LacI family DNA-binding transcriptional regulator, whose protein sequence is MAHSVGIKDVARAAGVSVGTVSNVINRPDTVATETRARVLSAIDRLGYVRSESARQLRAGRSRIMGLLVLDMGNPFFVDVARGAERAARDAGLGVMVCNSAQNPGEEAEYLSLFAEQRVRGVLLTPADATGRNIAGFRRHNIPFVLVDRVAEGTTECSVSVDDVAGGALAVRHLVDAGHRSIAYVSGPPGLNQVRDRRTGALAALAEAGLGPDALRELPTERLDVSAGRDAGARLLGLADRPTAVFCANDLLALGVLQALYAAGVSVPDDLAIVGYDDIEFAAAAAVPLTSVRQPAVTMGAMAAELLLEETELDGTDRTHPHRRVVLQPELVVRRSSLAAR, encoded by the coding sequence ATGGCCCATTCCGTGGGTATCAAGGACGTCGCCCGCGCCGCCGGAGTTTCCGTGGGCACGGTCTCCAACGTCATCAACCGGCCCGACACCGTCGCGACCGAGACCCGCGCGCGGGTGCTGTCCGCGATCGACCGGCTCGGCTACGTCCGCAGCGAGTCCGCGCGCCAGCTGCGCGCGGGCCGCAGCCGGATCATGGGGCTGCTCGTCCTCGACATGGGCAACCCCTTCTTCGTCGACGTCGCGCGCGGCGCCGAGCGGGCGGCGCGGGACGCCGGGCTCGGCGTGATGGTCTGCAACAGCGCCCAGAACCCCGGCGAGGAGGCCGAGTACCTCTCGCTCTTCGCCGAGCAGCGGGTCCGGGGCGTCCTGCTCACCCCCGCCGACGCCACCGGCCGCAACATCGCGGGCTTCCGGCGCCACAACATCCCCTTCGTGCTCGTCGACCGGGTCGCCGAGGGCACCACCGAGTGCTCGGTCTCCGTCGACGACGTCGCCGGCGGCGCGCTGGCCGTGCGCCACCTGGTGGACGCCGGACACCGCTCCATCGCCTACGTCAGCGGCCCGCCGGGACTCAACCAGGTGCGCGACCGCCGTACCGGCGCCCTCGCCGCGCTCGCCGAGGCCGGCCTCGGCCCCGACGCACTGCGCGAACTGCCCACCGAACGCCTGGACGTCTCCGCCGGGCGCGACGCCGGCGCCCGCCTGCTCGGGCTCGCGGACCGGCCGACCGCCGTCTTCTGCGCCAACGACCTGCTCGCCCTGGGCGTCCTCCAGGCCCTGTACGCGGCCGGGGTGAGCGTCCCCGACGACCTCGCGATCGTCGGCTACGACGACATCGAGTTCGCCGCCGCGGCGGCCGTCCCGCTCACCTCCGTGCGCCAGCCCGCCGTCACCATGGGCGCGATGGCGGCCGAGCTGCTCCTGGAGGAGACGGAGCTGGACGGCACCGACCGGACCCACCCGCACCGCAGGGTCGTACTCCAGCCCGAACTGGTGGTGCGGCGCTCCAGCCTCGCCGCCCGCTGA
- a CDS encoding alpha/beta fold hydrolase, whose product MSVSYRQPGVVLTDRRFTVPLDHRDPSGETIELYAREAVASDKAHQDLPWLVYLQGGPGFGANRFIGRPAWLGRALKEFRVLLLDQRGTGASTPANRQTLPLRGGPAEQADYLTHFRADAIVRDCEAIRPQVTGGAPWTVLGQSFGGFCTVAYLSLAPEGLSTALITGGLPSLDAHADEIYRAAYPRVERKVAAHYARYPQDVERARRIADHLLTHDVVLPGGYRLTVEAFQSLGILLGGSEGSHRLHFLLEDAFVRTPGGHELSDDFQEQVQGLLSYAGHPLYALVHEAIYGQDGRPTDWSAERVRAEFPRFDAAKALAGDEPLMFTGESVHPWMFDCDPALRPLRETAGLLAARTDWTPLYDRARLAANEVPAAAAVYHDDMYVDTAHALTTARAIRGLRTWVTDEFEHDGVRAGGPRVLDRLLALARDEA is encoded by the coding sequence TTGAGCGTCAGCTACCGCCAGCCAGGTGTCGTCCTCACCGACCGCCGTTTCACCGTGCCCCTCGACCACCGCGACCCCTCCGGGGAGACGATCGAGCTGTACGCGCGCGAGGCCGTCGCGAGCGACAAGGCGCACCAGGACCTTCCGTGGCTGGTCTACCTCCAGGGCGGTCCCGGCTTCGGGGCGAACCGTTTCATCGGCCGTCCCGCCTGGCTCGGCCGAGCCCTCAAGGAGTTCCGCGTCCTGCTCCTCGACCAGCGCGGCACCGGCGCCTCCACCCCGGCCAACCGCCAGACCCTCCCGCTGCGCGGTGGCCCGGCCGAGCAGGCCGACTACCTCACCCACTTCCGCGCCGACGCCATCGTCCGCGACTGCGAGGCCATCCGCCCCCAGGTCACCGGCGGCGCCCCCTGGACCGTCCTCGGCCAGAGCTTCGGCGGCTTCTGCACCGTCGCCTACCTGTCGCTCGCCCCCGAGGGCCTGAGCACCGCCCTGATCACCGGCGGCCTGCCCTCTCTGGACGCCCACGCCGACGAGATCTACCGGGCCGCCTACCCCCGTGTCGAACGCAAGGTCGCCGCGCACTACGCCCGCTACCCGCAGGACGTCGAACGCGCCCGCCGCATCGCCGACCACCTGCTCACCCACGACGTGGTCCTGCCGGGCGGCTACCGGCTGACCGTCGAGGCCTTCCAGTCCCTCGGCATCCTGCTCGGCGGCAGCGAGGGCAGCCACCGCCTGCACTTCCTCCTGGAGGACGCGTTCGTCCGCACCCCGGGCGGACACGAACTCTCCGACGACTTCCAGGAGCAGGTGCAGGGCCTGCTGTCGTACGCCGGCCACCCGCTGTACGCCCTCGTCCACGAGGCCATCTACGGCCAGGACGGCCGCCCCACCGACTGGTCGGCGGAGCGGGTCCGCGCCGAGTTCCCCCGCTTCGACGCGGCCAAGGCACTCGCCGGCGACGAACCGCTGATGTTCACCGGCGAGTCGGTCCACCCCTGGATGTTCGACTGCGACCCGGCGCTGCGCCCGCTGCGCGAGACCGCCGGCCTGCTCGCCGCCCGCACCGACTGGACGCCCCTGTACGACCGCGCCCGCCTCGCCGCCAACGAGGTACCGGCCGCCGCGGCCGTCTACCACGACGACATGTACGTCGACACCGCCCACGCCCTGACCACCGCCCGCGCGATCCGCGGACTGCGCACCTGGGTGACCGACGAGTTCGAGCACGACGGCGTCCGGGCCGGCGGCCCCCGCGTCCTGGACCGGCTGCTCGCGCTGGCCCGCGACGAGGCCTGA
- a CDS encoding PIG-L deacetylase family protein, with protein sequence MTEPTITQLEPMPGDWSRALAVVAHPDDLEYGCSAAIAGWTDEGREVTYLLATRGEAGIDTMAPAECAPLREREQRASAAVVGVREVEFLDHRDGVIEYGVPLRRDIAAAIRRYRPELVITLNHRDTWGGVAWNTPDHVAVGRATLDAASDAGNRWIFPELTERGLEPWDGVRWVAVAGSASPTHAVDATPGLERAVRSLLEHRTYIEVLTEEDPETYVRGFLTGFAQSAGERFGGKPAVTFEVFGR encoded by the coding sequence ATGACGGAGCCGACGATCACGCAACTGGAGCCCATGCCCGGCGACTGGAGCCGCGCTCTCGCCGTCGTCGCCCACCCGGACGACCTGGAGTACGGCTGCTCGGCGGCGATCGCCGGCTGGACCGACGAGGGCCGGGAGGTCACCTACCTGCTCGCCACCCGGGGCGAGGCGGGCATCGACACCATGGCGCCCGCCGAGTGCGCCCCGCTGCGCGAACGGGAGCAGCGGGCGAGCGCCGCGGTCGTCGGCGTGCGCGAGGTGGAGTTCCTCGACCACCGGGACGGTGTCATCGAGTACGGCGTTCCGCTGCGCCGCGACATCGCCGCCGCGATCCGCCGGTACCGGCCCGAGCTGGTCATCACCCTCAACCACCGGGACACCTGGGGCGGCGTCGCCTGGAACACCCCGGACCACGTCGCCGTGGGCCGCGCCACGCTGGACGCGGCGTCCGACGCGGGCAACCGGTGGATCTTCCCCGAGCTGACCGAGCGGGGCCTCGAACCCTGGGACGGCGTGCGCTGGGTCGCGGTCGCCGGTTCCGCCTCGCCCACGCACGCCGTGGACGCCACGCCGGGCCTGGAGCGCGCGGTGCGCTCGCTGCTCGAACACCGGACGTACATCGAGGTGCTGACCGAGGAGGACCCGGAGACGTACGTGCGCGGCTTCCTCACCGGCTTCGCCCAGTCCGCGGGGGAGCGGTTCGGCGGAAAGCCGGCGGTGACCTTCGAAGTCTTCGGGCGGTAG
- the sigJ gene encoding RNA polymerase sigma factor SigJ: MAGEWGEPGQGRLAERFEEHRGQLKAVAYRMLGSAAEAEDAVQEAWLRLDRTGADGIDNLGAWLTTVTGRVCLDLLRSRTARREEPMAEGFDTFVPDPVVRALPQADPEQEALHTDSVGIALLVVLEALEPAERLAFVLHDMFAVPFDDIARIVERSPAATRQLASRARRRVRDATPAADPDLGRQRRAVEAFLAASRAGDFEALVSVLHPDVVLRADAGALGRGPAASKVVAGARTVATGAFHFRHLAGAARLALVNGAVGTVAVTEGRPRSVTYVTVADGLITGLYILSDPERLARLDLSALEA; the protein is encoded by the coding sequence ATGGCGGGGGAGTGGGGTGAGCCGGGGCAGGGGCGGCTCGCCGAGCGGTTCGAGGAGCACCGGGGGCAGCTGAAGGCGGTCGCCTACCGCATGCTCGGTTCGGCGGCCGAGGCGGAGGACGCCGTGCAGGAGGCGTGGCTGCGCCTCGACCGCACCGGCGCCGACGGCATCGACAACCTGGGCGCCTGGCTGACCACGGTGACCGGGCGGGTCTGCCTGGACCTGCTGCGCTCCCGGACCGCGCGCCGCGAGGAGCCGATGGCCGAGGGCTTCGACACCTTCGTGCCCGACCCGGTGGTGCGGGCGCTGCCGCAGGCCGATCCGGAGCAGGAGGCCCTGCACACCGACTCGGTGGGCATCGCCCTGCTGGTGGTACTGGAGGCCCTGGAACCGGCCGAGCGGCTGGCGTTCGTGCTGCACGACATGTTCGCCGTGCCCTTCGACGACATCGCGCGGATCGTCGAGCGCAGCCCGGCCGCCACCCGGCAGCTGGCCAGCCGGGCCCGGCGCCGGGTGCGGGACGCCACCCCCGCCGCCGACCCGGACCTGGGCCGGCAGCGCCGGGCGGTGGAGGCGTTCCTCGCCGCGAGCCGCGCCGGGGACTTCGAGGCGCTGGTGTCCGTGCTCCACCCGGACGTGGTGCTGCGCGCAGACGCCGGTGCGCTGGGCCGGGGCCCGGCCGCGTCCAAGGTCGTCGCCGGCGCCCGGACGGTCGCCACCGGCGCCTTCCACTTCCGCCACCTCGCGGGGGCGGCACGCCTCGCCCTGGTCAACGGCGCGGTGGGCACCGTCGCCGTCACCGAGGGACGTCCGCGGTCGGTCACGTACGTCACCGTCGCCGACGGGCTCATCACCGGCCTGTACATCCTCTCCGACCCCGAGCGGCTGGCCCGCCTCGACCTCTCCGCGCTGGAGGCCTGA
- a CDS encoding pentapeptide repeat-containing protein, which yields MREHTVDRAALRADCGQCFGLCCVALPFARSADFAIDKDAGKPCPNLGTDHRCGIHAELRDRGFTGCTVYDCFGAGQQVSQVTFGGQDWRTGPPERARLVFDVFPVVRQLHELLWYLTEALTLPAARPVHPDLRRALAETERLTDGTPEELAALDVAAHRQRVNALLLRASELMRSGTRGRKKNRRNADLMGARLRGADLAGADLRGAYLIAADLTGADLRGADLIGADLRDADLTDADLTGAFFLTQPQLTAARGGAGTRLPDSVTRPVHWTAGR from the coding sequence ATGCGAGAACACACGGTGGACCGGGCCGCGCTGCGCGCCGACTGCGGGCAGTGCTTCGGTCTGTGCTGCGTGGCCCTTCCGTTCGCCCGCTCGGCGGACTTCGCCATCGACAAGGACGCGGGGAAGCCCTGCCCGAACCTCGGCACCGACCACCGCTGCGGCATCCACGCCGAGCTGCGGGACCGCGGCTTCACCGGCTGCACGGTCTACGACTGCTTCGGCGCCGGGCAGCAGGTCTCGCAGGTCACCTTCGGCGGACAGGACTGGCGCACCGGCCCGCCGGAGCGCGCCCGCCTCGTCTTCGACGTCTTCCCGGTCGTCCGCCAGCTGCACGAACTGCTCTGGTACCTGACCGAGGCGCTCACCCTGCCCGCCGCCCGCCCGGTCCACCCCGACCTGCGCCGCGCCCTGGCGGAGACCGAGCGGCTCACCGACGGGACCCCCGAGGAACTGGCGGCCCTCGATGTGGCCGCGCACCGGCAGCGGGTCAACGCGCTCCTGCTGCGCGCCAGCGAACTGATGCGGTCCGGCACCCGCGGCCGGAAGAAGAACCGCCGCAACGCCGACCTGATGGGCGCCCGCCTCAGGGGCGCCGACCTCGCCGGGGCCGATCTGCGCGGCGCCTACCTCATCGCCGCCGACCTCACCGGTGCGGACCTGCGGGGCGCCGACCTGATCGGCGCGGACCTGCGTGACGCCGACCTGACGGACGCGGACCTGACGGGAGCCTTCTTCCTGACCCAGCCGCAGCTCACCGCGGCCCGGGGCGGAGCCGGTACCAGGCTGCCGGACTCAGTCACCCGCCCGGTGCACTGGACAGCGGGCCGCTGA